The genomic DNA CGGCAACCGGGCCACTCTCGTAGCGGGCTCGCGCTACACAAGGAGGGCGGATGACGCTCTCTTGTGCGACGGGGGGACTGGTCGGGTGCTGACGATCAATGTGGCGGTGCTGCTTGCTGTCATTGTCGTTCTGCGGCTGCGCCGTCGGACACAGGCCAGAAGCCGGTTGGACGAGAAGTTCACCGTGGTCATCGTGCTGGCCTTCGGGGTGTTGATTGCGCCGACAGACTTCGGTCAGGGAGTTCTGAGCGTCCTGAGCCAGCTCGTGCAGGGCATCTCGCAGGCCGGCTGAGAAACCACGACCGGTCGGCGTGCGGCTGGCGGAGGTCGCCCGCCCACCGGTCGTGGGTGCCGCACAGGCACGGACAGGCCAGCAGCCGCCCACGGTAGAACGGGCGGTCTCGGCTGCGGAGGCCGCCGAGACTATCGGGATCCTGGCCCGCCTGCGTCGCACGTAGCCGCCGCGCACCGCGGTGAGGGTGTCAGATCCAGGTGCCTTGCAGGGCGCGGTGGTCGCCGGTGAGGGCGCAGTGGCGTGTGGCGAGGAGGGTGTCCACGGGGCAGCCGACGCCGGTGTACCGGGCGAGGACGGTGTCGGTGGCTTCCTGGTCGGACAGGTAGGCCGGGGCGAGTTCGAGAGCGGTCTGGCCCAGCTTTCCGCCGGCCGCGCCATCTCGTCGACCAGGCGCCGTCCCACTCTCATGTCAGTGGGGTGCCGTTCCGCGTCAGCGAGCGCCCGGGCTTGTGTCAGGTGCCGAGCCAGGCGAGGGCGGCTACGGTCATGGCGCTGACGCCGGTGTCCAGGGTGGGCTGGATGACGGGGGCGAAGGTCGGGCTGTGATTGACCGGGATGTCCTGGGCGATGGTGCCGTTCTTGGCGGCCTCGGCGTAGCGGCCGGGGTCGATGCCGCCGATTCCCCAGTAGGTGAACTGGGCGCCGAACGCCTTGGGGATCTCGCTCATGTCCTCGCTGGCGGTCTGCAGGTCGATGGTGTGTGCGTCGTCGCCGAAGTGGGCGGCGAAGGCGTCGGCGACGCGCCGGGTAGGCGCCTCGTCGTTGACGGTGGGCGGGAAGGATGTGGTCCGCTCGATCTCGGGTGCCTTGGGCGAGCGGGACGCCTCGCACTCGGTTTTGACGGTCCGTTCGATGGCGTCGAGGACCTGGGTGCGCGTGGCGTTGTCGTAGGTGCGCAAGTTGAGCTGGATGACGGCGCTGTCGGGGATGACGTTGGGGCCGGTGCCGGCGTGGATGCTGCCCACGGTGACTACGGCGGGGGTGGTGGCGGCCAATTCCCGGGAGACGATGGTCTGCAGGCGTACGACGATCATCGCGGCCAGGACCACGGGGTCGACCGCGGCCTGGGGCATGGAACCGTGCGCCCCTCGTCCGTGGACGGTGATGCGCAGGCTGTCCGCGGCAGACAGGAAGGACCCGGGGCGGGTGCCGACGTAGCCGGCCGGGTAGGGCAGGACGTGCTGGGCGAGCACCACGTCGGGCCTGGGCGACTTGGACGTCAGACCGTCGTCGATCATGGCGTCGGCGCCGTCGCCGTTCTCCTCCGAGGGCTGGAAGAGCACCACGAAGGTACCCCGCCAGGCGTGCTGGGCCTGAGCCATCAGCCGTGCGCAGCCGATCAGGCAGGTCACGTGCACGTCGTGCCCGCAGGCGTGCATGACCGGCTGCTCGGTGCCGTCCGGGCCGGTGGTGGTCACGGTGGAGGCGTAGGGCAGGCCGGTCTGTTCGCGTACCGGAAGGGCGTCCATGTCGGCGCGGGCCATGACCGTCGGGCCGTCGCCATTGGCCAGGACTCCGATCACGCCGGTGCCGCCGATGCCGGCGGTGACTTCGTAGCCGAAGGCCCGCAAGGCGTCGGATGCCTTCTTCGCGGTGCGGTACTCCTGCAGACCGAGTTCAGGGT from Streptomyces sp. NBC_01707 includes the following:
- a CDS encoding M20 family metallopeptidase gives rise to the protein MTDRAPTVLAGLDGIRSDLEDIYKDLHRHPELGLQEYRTAKKASDALRAFGYEVTAGIGGTGVIGVLANGDGPTVMARADMDALPVREQTGLPYASTVTTTGPDGTEQPVMHACGHDVHVTCLIGCARLMAQAQHAWRGTFVVLFQPSEENGDGADAMIDDGLTSKSPRPDVVLAQHVLPYPAGYVGTRPGSFLSAADSLRITVHGRGAHGSMPQAAVDPVVLAAMIVVRLQTIVSRELAATTPAVVTVGSIHAGTGPNVIPDSAVIQLNLRTYDNATRTQVLDAIERTVKTECEASRSPKAPEIERTTSFPPTVNDEAPTRRVADAFAAHFGDDAHTIDLQTASEDMSEIPKAFGAQFTYWGIGGIDPGRYAEAAKNGTIAQDIPVNHSPTFAPVIQPTLDTGVSAMTVAALAWLGT